The following proteins are encoded in a genomic region of Romeriopsis navalis LEGE 11480:
- a CDS encoding HipA family kinase has product MALSIPIYQARQVVSVQPRGSSRPIIVETDAGQFLTKLRGAAQGTAALVAEIIVAHIAEALGFWVPCRALILIDETIENPAQEDEFLDLLAASTGINLGFQYLDGAVDIQADAIAAIDPAFACQVLWLDSLVMNLDRTAQNPNLMRYHDQVWLIDHGAALPFQYRWATVMEDSPRSSKYALHHHLFAAQMDALHHWDAQLTAKLSPQVLQHAVTQVPDCFLQPLLGAGASTEQIERRRQAYAAFLWKRLKAPRPFIPVIA; this is encoded by the coding sequence ATGGCACTCAGTATTCCAATCTATCAAGCTCGACAGGTGGTCTCAGTGCAGCCCCGTGGTAGTTCGCGCCCCATCATTGTGGAAACCGATGCAGGGCAATTTTTGACGAAGCTCCGGGGGGCTGCTCAGGGTACAGCAGCATTAGTGGCTGAGATTATCGTGGCGCATATCGCGGAAGCCTTGGGATTTTGGGTGCCCTGTCGTGCGCTGATTTTGATTGACGAGACGATCGAGAATCCCGCACAGGAAGATGAGTTTCTCGATTTACTGGCAGCCAGCACTGGGATCAACTTAGGGTTTCAGTACTTGGATGGGGCAGTGGATATTCAAGCGGATGCGATTGCCGCAATCGATCCAGCCTTTGCTTGCCAAGTCCTGTGGCTGGATAGTCTGGTGATGAATCTCGATCGCACAGCGCAAAATCCGAATTTAATGCGGTATCACGATCAAGTGTGGCTGATCGATCATGGTGCAGCGCTGCCGTTTCAATACCGTTGGGCCACCGTGATGGAAGATTCACCGCGCAGTTCAAAATATGCCCTGCATCACCATTTATTTGCGGCACAGATGGATGCACTACATCACTGGGATGCCCAACTCACGGCAAAACTTTCCCCCCAAGTCCTACAGCATGCCGTTACCCAAGTGCCGGATTGCTTTCTACAACCGTTGCTGGGTGCGGGTGCCTCGACCGAGCAGATTGAACGGCGGCGTCAAGCCTATGCCGCCTTTTTATGGAAGCGGCTGAAGGCTCCCCGGCCATTTATCCCCGTCATTGCATAA
- a CDS encoding anthrone oxygenase family protein gives MATVHNLRFWLMLLTALCSALSAGIFFAFSTFVMQALAQQPPAQGIATMQSINITVFTPWFMAAFFGPAVLGIILTLVLLPQWPHLVTVYWLAGTLIYLIGTIGVTVLGNIPLNDALAIVTPDSTEGLRLWAKYLNNWTLWNHARTAAAAISAVLLAIALCEPAQ, from the coding sequence ATGGCAACTGTGCATAATTTACGCTTTTGGTTGATGCTGCTCACAGCACTTTGCAGTGCCCTCAGCGCTGGGATATTTTTCGCCTTTTCGACCTTTGTGATGCAAGCCCTGGCCCAGCAACCCCCGGCGCAGGGAATTGCCACCATGCAGTCAATCAACATTACGGTATTTACGCCGTGGTTTATGGCCGCTTTTTTTGGCCCCGCGGTGCTGGGCATTATCCTCACGCTGGTGTTATTGCCACAATGGCCACATTTAGTCACGGTGTATTGGCTCGCGGGGACGCTGATTTATCTCATCGGCACGATCGGCGTAACTGTACTGGGCAATATCCCGCTCAATGATGCTTTAGCGATCGTTACGCCCGATAGCACTGAAGGTCTGCGATTATGGGCCAAGTACCTGAACAATTGGACCTTGTGGAATCATGCTCGAACTGCCGCCGCCGCCATTTCGGCTGTACTGCTGGCGATCGCCCTATGCGAGCCAGCGCAGTAA
- a CDS encoding alpha/beta fold hydrolase, whose protein sequence is MQLLQTQAGTIRILDTGGSKQAIILVPDGPCVLEHYREIIQLLEPDFRVIGFDLPGFGFSYPSFKFDFSVSQMGETVIEVMDRLKLPFAALAFTCANGFFAMYAAQHYPDRVSHLVLGQTPSFQAMRQWDRQIIPRVLHIPYVGQLLAAGLVRQLSAKWYDKALPSRSEQKSSFVHQADQALLSGGCFCLASLVQGLNRTEDSSLQNITTPTLMIYGNRDRSHQHTDFTSVSVHVPEAKMIKFDGCGHFPDLEQPQQYIQSIKPFLRA, encoded by the coding sequence ATGCAATTGCTCCAGACACAGGCTGGGACAATTCGCATACTTGATACGGGTGGTAGTAAACAAGCCATTATCCTTGTGCCAGATGGTCCTTGTGTGCTGGAACATTATCGTGAAATCATTCAACTACTGGAACCTGATTTTCGAGTAATTGGATTTGACTTACCAGGATTTGGATTTTCCTATCCATCCTTCAAGTTCGATTTTTCGGTATCGCAGATGGGAGAAACTGTCATTGAGGTGATGGATCGACTTAAGCTTCCCTTTGCGGCTTTGGCTTTTACCTGTGCTAATGGCTTTTTTGCAATGTATGCAGCGCAGCACTATCCCGATCGTGTGTCACATTTAGTCCTGGGGCAAACGCCATCTTTCCAGGCAATGCGTCAATGGGATAGACAGATTATTCCACGGGTTTTGCATATTCCCTACGTTGGACAACTTTTAGCGGCTGGTTTGGTACGCCAGTTGTCCGCGAAATGGTATGACAAAGCTTTACCAAGTCGCAGTGAGCAAAAATCATCCTTTGTTCACCAGGCTGATCAGGCATTACTATCTGGCGGCTGCTTTTGTTTGGCCAGCCTGGTCCAGGGGTTGAATCGGACGGAAGACTCAAGCCTGCAAAATATCACGACTCCAACCTTAATGATTTATGGCAATCGCGATCGTTCCCATCAACATACTGATTTCACCTCTGTATCGGTCCATGTGCCTGAGGCTAAGATGATCAAATTTGATGGCTGTGGACATTTTCCTGATCTAGAGCAACCTCAGCAATATATTCAGAGCATCAAGCCATTTTTGCGAGCTTAA
- a CDS encoding NAD(P)-dependent oxidoreductase: protein MKLLVFGATGHIGQHFVQQALEAGHTVTAFARTPAKLPQQHPQLHIFQGDVLDPQAVTQAMQGQDAVACILGAGKQLTGTIRSEGTKQIIQAMEATGIRRLICQSTLGAGDSWGNLNFFWKYIMFGDLLRKVFADHQKQEALVKQSHLDWTIVRPSAFTDGERTRQYRYGFPSSDKTTKLKISRADVADFLLRQLRDDAAIHQTPGVSY from the coding sequence ATGAAACTATTAGTTTTCGGTGCGACCGGCCACATCGGACAACACTTCGTCCAACAAGCCCTAGAAGCAGGCCATACCGTCACAGCCTTTGCCCGCACACCGGCCAAACTGCCCCAACAACACCCACAACTCCACATTTTTCAGGGCGATGTACTTGATCCCCAGGCCGTCACCCAAGCGATGCAAGGTCAAGATGCTGTTGCCTGTATTCTCGGTGCCGGCAAGCAACTCACCGGCACAATCCGCTCCGAAGGCACAAAGCAAATTATTCAGGCAATGGAAGCCACCGGCATTCGGCGTCTGATCTGTCAGTCCACTTTAGGTGCAGGCGACAGTTGGGGAAATCTCAACTTTTTCTGGAAATACATCATGTTTGGTGACCTCTTGCGAAAAGTATTTGCCGATCACCAAAAGCAGGAAGCACTGGTGAAACAAAGCCACCTCGATTGGACGATCGTCCGCCCAAGTGCCTTCACCGATGGAGAACGGACGCGCCAGTATCGCTATGGCTTTCCCAGCAGTGATAAAACCACAAAACTCAAGATTTCGCGCGCCGATGTCGCGGACTTTCTGTTGCGGCAACTCCGTGATGATGCCGCGATTCATCAGACCCCTGGGGTGTCGTACTAA
- a CDS encoding SDR family NAD(P)-dependent oxidoreductase: protein MNQNAKRVALVTGSTSGIGMAIAKRLAADGFIIAFHSKSSVDTGQALAAAYPGATYFQADLSDQTQSRDLITAVLEKYNQLDVLVNNAGISATIPHTALKAATPEIWRDLYEVNVIAPWTLIAAAESALRQSSTRECPSCILNISSHAGIRPKGASIPYSASKAALNHMTKLLALNLAPDIRVNAIAPGLVNTPMSQNWLAARELWQARSPMGRGAEPTEIAQVASMLVASHYITGEILMADGGLNLT, encoded by the coding sequence GTGAATCAAAACGCAAAGCGGGTGGCATTAGTTACGGGGTCCACATCGGGAATCGGTATGGCGATCGCCAAACGACTGGCCGCAGATGGATTTATCATCGCTTTCCATTCCAAATCCTCCGTCGATACCGGACAAGCGCTCGCCGCCGCATATCCTGGAGCCACGTATTTTCAAGCCGATCTATCCGACCAAACCCAATCGCGTGATCTGATTACCGCAGTTTTGGAAAAATACAATCAGCTCGATGTATTAGTCAATAACGCCGGGATTAGCGCCACCATTCCCCATACTGCACTCAAAGCTGCCACACCGGAAATCTGGCGCGACCTCTATGAAGTCAACGTCATTGCTCCTTGGACGTTAATTGCCGCAGCGGAAAGCGCCCTGCGCCAGTCTTCAACCCGCGAATGTCCGAGTTGCATTTTAAATATCAGCTCCCATGCCGGGATTCGGCCTAAAGGTGCCTCGATTCCCTATTCCGCCAGTAAAGCCGCATTGAATCATATGACCAAGCTCTTGGCCCTCAACTTGGCCCCGGATATTCGAGTGAATGCGATCGCCCCCGGTTTGGTGAATACGCCAATGAGTCAGAATTGGCTTGCCGCGCGTGAGCTTTGGCAAGCACGATCGCCGATGGGACGCGGTGCCGAACCAACCGAAATCGCTCAGGTTGCGTCAATGCTGGTCGCCAGCCACTATATAACCGGCGAAATTTTAATGGCTGATGGCGGACTGAATCTGACCTAA
- a CDS encoding PTPA-CTERM sorting domain-containing protein codes for MVISMTIKGRIYRYAVLPLAVLGALWSASEAQALSLFVDDRAGFNASLTLNSASTVVDSGGAFAPDEAAGTSLPSVTRTGAIAGQSLTYSIYDIDFSNTPTGTITPGTVGGDIAELDNLKIESPARQGNAEGTGTWGVDSAFGASSTRNAGLFDFDRPIGHFGLDLHDFESSAVGTLGQIRLYNNGNLLSGLTQNIVWSDDGNDVSHFIGVVAMNPSEFFDSIVFVLGDDDLGDQGFRESWAADRFTFGEASADVATPVPTPALLPGVVGLGASIWRKRRRTQQV; via the coding sequence ATGGTTATTTCCATGACAATTAAAGGTCGGATTTATCGTTACGCTGTCTTGCCTTTAGCCGTGCTTGGTGCCCTGTGGTCTGCTTCGGAGGCGCAGGCGCTGAGTTTATTTGTTGACGATCGTGCAGGATTTAATGCGAGTTTGACCCTAAACTCCGCTTCTACAGTGGTCGATTCGGGTGGTGCCTTTGCTCCAGATGAGGCGGCAGGTACGAGTTTGCCATCGGTGACACGTACTGGTGCGATTGCTGGCCAGTCGTTGACCTACAGTATCTATGACATTGACTTTAGTAATACGCCTACAGGTACGATTACGCCTGGAACGGTTGGTGGCGATATTGCTGAGTTAGATAATCTCAAGATTGAGTCGCCAGCCCGTCAGGGTAATGCGGAGGGCACTGGAACCTGGGGTGTTGATAGTGCTTTTGGCGCTAGCTCCACGCGGAATGCCGGGCTGTTCGACTTTGATCGACCTATTGGCCATTTTGGGCTTGATTTGCACGACTTTGAAAGTTCTGCTGTTGGTACGTTGGGGCAGATTCGGCTCTATAACAATGGCAATTTGCTATCGGGGCTGACGCAGAATATTGTTTGGAGTGACGACGGGAATGATGTGTCTCACTTTATTGGTGTTGTGGCGATGAATCCGAGTGAGTTCTTTGATTCAATCGTGTTTGTATTAGGTGACGATGATTTAGGTGATCAAGGCTTTAGAGAGAGCTGGGCAGCCGATCGCTTTACCTTTGGTGAAGCCTCGGCAGATGTGGCGACACCTGTCCCAACGCCAGCACTGCTGCCAGGCGTAGTGGGTTTAGGTGCTTCGATTTGGCGTAAGCGTCGTCGGACTCAGCAGGTGTAG
- a CDS encoding AraC family transcriptional regulator, translated as MEQFQPSPGEARCQFEGEHTIFLSLAPRPVELLQVHEGKTYTSLSGKGDIALLPADMPLFARWDSPDHYLRIRLSTQFMQNVAQETLSQNPDHLEFTPTANLRHPQIESIGMMLLGELQQSNIGNRLYVDALANALAVNLLRHYVAHQSAVPTYTGGVPQWQLRLVIDYIDASLAQDIKLADLAQLLDMSQFHFGRLFKQSIGVSPHQYLIQQRVEWAKQLLKQTDRLIVDIALDCGFNSHSHLTKQFCQLTGLTPKAYRTS; from the coding sequence GTGGAACAGTTTCAGCCGAGTCCCGGTGAAGCGCGTTGCCAATTCGAGGGTGAGCACACGATTTTTCTTTCCCTGGCACCGCGCCCGGTGGAATTATTACAAGTTCATGAGGGGAAGACCTACACGAGCTTGTCCGGCAAAGGTGATATTGCCTTGCTACCGGCAGACATGCCGCTGTTTGCCCGCTGGGATAGCCCGGATCACTACTTGCGGATACGGTTGTCCACTCAGTTCATGCAAAACGTGGCGCAGGAAACGCTGTCCCAAAATCCGGATCACCTAGAATTCACTCCAACGGCGAATCTGCGCCATCCTCAGATTGAGTCGATCGGCATGATGCTCTTGGGCGAGCTGCAACAGTCGAATATCGGCAATCGACTGTATGTTGATGCTCTCGCGAATGCCTTAGCGGTAAACTTGCTGCGGCACTATGTCGCGCACCAGTCAGCGGTGCCAACCTATACGGGGGGAGTGCCCCAATGGCAACTGCGACTGGTAATTGATTATATTGACGCAAGTTTGGCGCAGGATATTAAGCTGGCGGATTTGGCGCAGTTGTTAGATATGAGTCAGTTTCACTTCGGGCGGTTGTTTAAGCAGTCGATCGGCGTATCACCGCACCAATATTTAATTCAGCAACGGGTGGAATGGGCCAAGCAGTTGTTGAAACAGACCGATCGCTTAATTGTCGATATCGCCTTGGATTGTGGGTTTAACAGCCATAGCCATTTGACTAAGCAGTTTTGTCAACTGACCGGCTTGACGCCAAAAGCCTATCGCACTAGTTAA
- a CDS encoding dihydrofolate reductase family protein: MKPQISVFIATSLDGFIARENGDLDWLDAANATVPADEDCGYAAFMAEIDTLVMGRNTYEQVLSFGQWPYGDMPVVVLSRNLIDFPARLPDTISHSAETPEALCDRLAAKGIKHIYVDGGITIQRFLAAGLVDQLIITVIPTILGVGKPLFGPLTQDIQLQCISTKAFEFGFVQLHYKIAPAISIE; this comes from the coding sequence ATGAAACCTCAAATATCTGTCTTCATTGCCACCAGCCTCGACGGGTTTATTGCCCGTGAGAATGGCGATCTTGATTGGCTGGATGCGGCAAATGCGACTGTTCCGGCGGATGAAGATTGTGGTTATGCGGCATTTATGGCCGAAATCGATACCCTCGTGATGGGCCGTAACACCTACGAGCAAGTTTTATCCTTTGGCCAATGGCCCTATGGCGATATGCCCGTGGTGGTGCTGAGTCGCAATTTGATCGATTTCCCGGCACGTCTACCGGACACCATTTCGCATTCTGCCGAAACGCCCGAAGCATTGTGCGATCGGCTAGCCGCCAAAGGCATCAAACATATCTACGTTGATGGTGGCATCACAATTCAACGCTTCCTCGCTGCTGGACTTGTTGATCAACTCATCATCACAGTGATTCCCACGATTCTCGGTGTCGGTAAGCCGCTCTTTGGTCCTTTAACGCAAGATATTCAACTGCAATGTATCAGCACAAAAGCATTTGAATTTGGCTTTGTGCAATTGCATTACAAAATCGCACCAGCAATCTCGATCGAATAA